One window of the Corticium candelabrum chromosome 7, ooCorCand1.1, whole genome shotgun sequence genome contains the following:
- the LOC134181856 gene encoding adenylate cyclase type 5-like, with the protein MKDPEQDEITENDPLSTIDNATIQAHQKRRFDSIGSTFIFSKLKTEYDHKETEDLYRIYYFKQNRWSLSVLLGCMTFVAGFFAVFLLIQQWNIFATNPVIEMIMVAMYAILSGINFVILLFKSSEVVMKWSSVMSWLCLSGIAYALYAVRKRTPTEGLATIMYCIFIIYFLIPFSPRAAVLTGFVNLVVHLTVTGLTCAPDTQYLGHQLASNFILLLCANVVGFYHRYSADLIHRRTFKEIKQCIEARIRLEEKQTEKELLLKSVLPEHIALEIRDDFVSGKAQELGHFHRFYVSRHENVSILFADIVGFTRLASGCTAKELVRILNELFARFDQLAKEHQCLRIKILGDCYYCVAGLLDPRSDHAKCAVEMGLSMVEAIKTVREATGVDVDMRVGVHTGAVLCGVLGQKKWQFDVWSNDVTTANHIESGGVTGYVHVSKSTLDCLKGRYYILPGNGRKRDSYLDEKNVETFLIDSSQHRCQSVTSTPVYCRRDMSGDHPSVLKTSLSDDALSRLNFPTKKRRMSQIFDLNVGGESVPFANVVPRSSANLKKASISVMSAGIYGGSSRVPFIRTDSGHEIKIRGRAELLDVEVTKRMADAICEGNWATSNRSNISRFTLRFKDKELEKKYWNLEDDKGAFYSTCCVVILLSIFIVEAVMLPRTWTLLISFVISALLIGSLTFVLLIAKVEKFQFSVFHKMAKAVASSPILRVIVAVVSVVDLLVVSYLNIISCETEGLHRGVNDSCKCYRTNYSFEIDLDRPTCDFPQYFCFCALLAMTSIAVFIKTYFIVKICILMIASSIYSGLVYFVNSCIYDAADALVQPAKCGEYSGLGYIALYFFTLYAVMIFALARQTEIALRLDFLWEAEAVGENKKMDTLEEVNGMLLQNVLPKHVASHFTRLMHRGTLSVNDLYSQQYNNVAVMFASIPNFANFYSEEVVNNQGIECLRLLHEIITDFDEVLLRPKFSSVEKIKTIGSTYMAAAGLSPEGDADWRCLCTLVEFAFQLKIKLEQNNQHSFQNFGLRIGINHGPVVAGVIGASKPQYDIWGNTVNVASRMESTGEIGKLQVTDETAEILKLHKYIVKERGTVDVKGKGKLRTSYVMQLKTI; encoded by the exons ATGAAGGACCCGGAACAGGACGAAATCACTGAGAACGATCCACTTTCTACTATTGACAATGCAACGATTCAG GCACATCAGAAACGTCGCTTTGATAGCATCGGCAGCACGTTCATCTTCAGCAAGCTGAAAACTGAGTATGACCATAAGGAGACGGAGGATTTGTACAGGATCTATTACTTCAAACAGAACCGTTGGTCTCTCAGCGTTCTGCTTGGTTGCATGACGTTCGTTGCTGGATTCTTTGCTGTGTTCTTGCTTATTCAGCAATGG AATATATTTGCCACAAACCCTGTCATTGAAATGATTATGGTAGCAATGTATGCAATTCTTTCTGGCATCAACTTTGTGATACTGTTGTTCAAGTCTTCAGAAGTTGTCATGAAGTGGAGTTCTGTTATGTCATGGCTGTGTTTAAGTGGCATTGCTTATGCATTGTATGCTGTTCGAAAGCGTACTCCTACCGAGGGCTTAGCCACCATTATGTACTGCATATTCATCATATATTTTTTGATACCATTTTCTCCTCGAGCAGCAGTACTCACTGGTTTCGTGAACTTGGTTGTTCATCTTACTGTTACTGGGTTGACTTGTGCTCCTGATACACAATATTTAGGTCATCAG TTGGCGTCTAATTTCATTCTCTTGTTGTGTGCAAACGTTGTTGGATTTTATCATCGCTATTCTGCTGATCTAATCCATCGCCGAACATTCAAGGAGATAAAGCAGTGTATTGAAGCTAGAATTAGACTAGAAGAGAAACAGACCGAGAAG GAATTGTTGCTGAAGTCAGTATTACCAGAGCATATAGCTCTGGAGATACGAGATGATTTTGTGAGTGGTAAAGCTCAAGAACTTGGTCATTTTCATCGTTTTTATGTGAGCCGGCATGAGAATGTCAG TATTCTATTTGCAGACATTGTTGGGTTTACACGTCTTGCTAGTGGTTGCACTGCAAAAGAGCTTGTGAGGATTCTGAATGAGTTGTTTGCTCGATTTGATCAACTAGCAAAG GAGCATCAATGTTTACGTATTAAAATTCTTGGAGATTGTTACTACTGTGTAGCAGGATTGCTCGATCCTCGTTCTGATCATGCCAAGTGTGCTGTGGAGATGGGGCTAAGTATGGTGGAAGCCATCAA GACAGTTCGAGAGGCAACTGGAGTTGATGTTGATATGCGAGTAGGTGTTCATACGGGAGCAGTTTTATGTGGGGTATTGGGGCAGAAAAAGTGGCAGTTTGATGTTTGGTCAAATGACGTTACTACAGCAAATCATATTGAGTCTGGAGGAGTAACGGG ATATGTTCACGTATCAAAGTCTACTCTGGATTGTTTAAAAGGACGGTACTATATTCTACCAGGCAATGGAAGAAAAAGGGATTCATATCTTGATGAAAAGAATGTAGAAACATTTCTCATAGATTCTTCTCAA CATCGCTGCCAGAGCGTGACCTCTACCCCAGTGTATTGCAGGAGAGATATGAGTGGTGATCACCCTTCTGTATTAAAGACTTCCTTGTCAGATGATGCATTATCACGGTTGAACTTTCCCACCAAGAAGCGTCGGATGTCTCAAATATTTGATCTAAATGTAGGAGGTGAGAGCGTTCCTTTTGCAAATGTGGTGCCTAGATCATCAGCCAATCTTAAGAAAGCT AGCATTTCAGTAATGTCTGCTGGAATCTATGGTGGCAGTTCAAGAGTACCGTTTATAAGGACAGATTCTGG ACATGAGATCAAAATTCGAGGCAGAGCAGAGTTGTTGGATGTAGAAGTAACAAAACGCATGGCTGATGCAATATGTGAAGG GAATTGGGCAACATCTAATCGATCAAATATATCAAGGTTTACGTTGCGATTCAAGGACAAAGAGTTGGAAAAGAAA TATTGGAATTTGGAAGATGACAAAGGTGCATTTTACAGTACATGCTGTGTTGTCATTCTAttgtccatcttcattgtTGAAGCAGTTATGCTGCCAAG AACATGGACATTGCTAATCTCTTTTGTGATCAGTGCGCTGCTGATTGGTAGTCTGACGTTTGTTTTGCTTATTGCTAAAGTAGAG AAATTTCAGTTCTCTGTGTTCCATAAAATGGCGAAAGCTGTGGCTTCTAGTCCAATTTTGAGAGTGatagttgctgttgtttctgttgtggaTTTGTTGGTAGTTTCATATTTGAACATC ATTTCATGTGAAACTGAAGGTCTCCATCGAGGTGTTAACGAT tcCTGCAAATGTTATCGAACTAATTATTCATTTGAGATTGATCTTGACAGACCAACGTGCGACTTTCCACAG tACTTCTGTTTTTGTGCTTTGTTAGCAATGACGTCTATTGCTGTGTTTATCAAAACTTACTTTATTGTAAAAATTTGCATACTGATGATTGCCAGTTCAATATACAGCGGCCTCGTGTATTTCGTCAACTCTTGTATCTATGATGCAGCAGATGCTCTTGTACAACCAGCAAA ATGTGGAGAATATTCTGGTCTTGGCTACATTGCTTTGTACTTCTTTACACTTTATGCTGTCATGATATTTGCTCTAGCGAGACAG ACTGAGATTGCCTTGCGACTCGACTTCTTGTGGGAAGCTGAA GCTGTTGGTGAAAACAAGAAAATGGACACTCTAGAAGAAGTAAATGGAATGTTGCTGCAAAATGTGTTACCAAAACACGTGGCTAGCCACTTCACTCGTCTGATGCATAGAGGAACTCTTAGTGTCAAT GACCTGTATTCTCAACAGTACAACAATGTCGCAGTTATGTTTGCTTCAATACCAAACTTTGCTAATTTCTACAGTGAAGAAGTTGTTAACAATCAAGGAATAGAATGTCTACGACTTCTTCATGAGATCATTACTGACTTTGATGAG GTTCTTCTCAGACCAAAGTTTAGCTCAGttgaaaaaattaaaactatTGGGAGCACATACATGGCAGCTGCAGGACTGTCGCCAGAA GGGGATGCTGATTGGCGGTGTTTGTGCACTCTGGTTGAGTTTGCTTTTCAGCTGAAGATTAAGTTGGAACAGAACAATCAACATTCATTTCAGAATTTTGGGCTTCGAATAG GTATTAACCATGGGCCAGTTGTGGCTGGTGTGATTGGAGCAAGTAAACCACAGTATGATATATGGGGGAATACTGTAAACGTTGCCAGTCGAATGGAAAGTACAGGGGAAATAGGGAAGCTACAG GTAACTGATGAAACTGCAGAAATTCTTAAGTTGCATAAGTATATTGTTAAAGAACGAGGCACTGTTGATGTAAAGGGGAAAGGAAAGTTACGGACCTCATATGTTATGCAACTAAAGACAATTTAG
- the LOC134182260 gene encoding uncharacterized protein LOC134182260 gives MAASKWIHIQQNYVFLSNKLYVSEVLLRYLYQESLISRDQLEQLRDSRELASAKLSRLFDILTSQDDSCFDTFCRCLRQVGQAHVAEVLESPVSQTVQSKQTARGEAVNSRFLQTVGAAGSGGLASSPQSSTFLVATDDQLEIIKDVVAGDWVPFGRALLKVSTDKVRDIVSPYAAEQLRASEKAYYVLDHWRQREGRHATVEAMLIACEKIDKRGAAELALSSDR, from the exons ATGGCTGCCAGCAAGTGGATTCACATTCAACAAAACTATGtttttttgtcaaacaaactaTATGTCAGTGAAGTTTTGTTGAGGTATTTGTACCAAGAGTCTTTGATCAGTCGTGATCAGTTGGAACAACTGCGTGACTCTCGAGAACTCGCCTCTGCTAAGCTGTCTCGTTTGTTTGATATATTGACAAGCCAGGATGATTCATGCTTCGACACGTTTTGTCGTTGTCTACGACAGGTTGGTCAGGCACATGTTGCGGAGGTTCTGGAATCACCTGTAAGTCAGACAGTTCAATCTAAGCAGACAGCTAGAGGAGAAGCTGTCAATAGTCGCTTTCTCCAAACAGTAGGAGCAGCTGGATCAG GCGGTCTTGCTTCTAGTCCTCAATCTTCAACCTTTTTAGTAGCGACTGATGATCAACTAGAAATTATTAAAGACGTAGTTGCAGGAGACTGGGTACCTTTTGGTCGAGCATTGCTTAAGGTGTCTACAGACAAAGTTCGTGACATAGTGTCTCCTTATGCTGCTGAACAGCTTAGAGCCTCTGAAAAGGCATACTACGTGCTAGACCATTGGAGGCAACGAGAAGGCAGACATGCAACAGTGGAGGCAATGCTTATTGCTTGTGAGAAAATTGATAAACGGGGAGCAGCTGAACTAGCACTTTCATCTGATAGATGA